A genomic region of Brevibacillus sp. JNUCC-41 contains the following coding sequences:
- the truA gene encoding tRNA pseudouridine(38-40) synthase TruA — MNNYKLTIQYDGGRYKGWQRLGNSDDTIQGKIENVLTEMAGEKIEIIGCSRTDAGVHALAQIANFKIGENLTEAEIMNYLNRYLPRDISIVEVRLVPDRFHARYNAKDKTYLYKIWNEPYTNPFMRKYSMHVEKKLDITRMKKACQHFIGEHDFTAFSNAKSKKKTMVREIYSIDIEEDAGFIQITVRGDGFLYNMVRKIVGTLIEVGLGEIDAGNIPSILESKERIQTGRMAEAAGLYLVKVDF, encoded by the coding sequence ATGAACAATTATAAATTGACCATTCAATATGATGGCGGGCGCTATAAAGGCTGGCAACGACTCGGTAATAGTGATGATACGATTCAGGGGAAAATAGAAAATGTATTAACGGAAATGGCGGGGGAAAAAATCGAGATCATCGGGTGCAGCAGAACGGATGCCGGTGTACATGCACTTGCTCAAATCGCCAATTTTAAGATTGGTGAAAATCTGACTGAAGCTGAAATCATGAATTATTTGAATAGGTATTTACCAAGAGATATCAGCATTGTCGAGGTCAGGCTAGTTCCTGATCGGTTTCATGCCCGTTATAATGCTAAGGATAAAACCTATTTGTATAAGATCTGGAACGAGCCATACACAAATCCTTTCATGCGCAAATACAGTATGCATGTAGAGAAAAAGCTGGATATCACAAGAATGAAAAAAGCATGTCAACATTTTATAGGTGAACATGATTTCACGGCTTTTTCAAATGCAAAGTCTAAGAAAAAAACCATGGTGCGTGAAATATATTCCATAGATATAGAAGAAGATGCCGGATTTATCCAAATTACAGTGCGAGGCGATGGATTTCTTTATAATATGGTTAGAAAGATTGTCGGGACGTTGATAGAAGTTGGGTTGGGTGAAATAGATGCTGGAAATATACCAAGCATTTTAGAGTCAAAAGAAAGAATCCAAACGGGCCGCATGGCGGAGGCTGCTGGGTTGTACTTGGTAAAGGTTGATTTTTAG
- a CDS encoding type 1 glutamine amidotransferase domain-containing protein — protein sequence MRLAGKKIISLVHHEFEDLELWYPILRLKEEGAIVHLAGEKANETYIGKYGVPAISDYEYGSIKAEEYDAILVPGGWAPDKIRRFPEVISLIQSMEENKKPIGQICHAGWVLISAKILQGKNVTSTPGIKDDMENAGATWIDKPVVVDDNLVSSRRPPDLPDYLRELINVIEKS from the coding sequence ATGAGATTAGCAGGAAAGAAAATAATCAGTCTTGTGCACCATGAATTTGAAGATTTAGAGCTCTGGTATCCGATTTTACGTTTAAAAGAAGAAGGAGCGATTGTTCATCTCGCTGGAGAAAAGGCGAATGAAACGTATATTGGGAAATATGGTGTGCCAGCTATATCTGATTATGAGTATGGCAGTATTAAAGCTGAAGAATATGATGCCATTCTTGTACCGGGCGGATGGGCACCTGACAAAATTCGCCGGTTTCCTGAAGTGATATCACTTATCCAAAGCATGGAAGAAAATAAAAAACCAATCGGGCAAATTTGTCATGCTGGCTGGGTGTTGATCTCCGCTAAAATTTTACAAGGGAAGAATGTAACGAGTACTCCGGGCATTAAAGATGATATGGAAAATGCAGGGGCGACTTGGATAGATAAGCCCGTCGTCGTAGATGATAACCTTGTGTCAAGCAGGCGTCCACCTGATCTACCGGATTATTTAAGGGAATTGATAAACGTGATTGAAAAGAGTTAA